Within the Natranaeroarchaeum sulfidigenes genome, the region GTAGCCGTAGCCAGAGCCGAACTCGAAGACGCACTCGGCCTCGACCATCCGCGCGAGCAACTGGAGCCAGCCACCGACCTCCGGGCCAACGTGGGGGAAGCCGTGCTCGTGGGCGTACTCGTCCATCTCCGCCAGCACGTCGTCGGGCTGGGGTCCAGCGGCACTGACAAACCGTGCGGTCTCGTCGGGCAGGAGCTGTGTCATACTCGGATGTCGAACGGGCGGTCAAAAAGAACTCCCGGTCAGCCGCTGAAGCCGTCGATGATCCACTCGTGTTCGACCCCACCCTCTCCCTCTAGCCCTTCCGGACCGCTCACCAGTACGAACGCGCTCTCGGCGTCGCCATTTTCGATCTGTCTCGTCGATTCCGGCGGGATATGGATCGCATCGCCTTCGGACATCGGCACCCGCTCGTCGTCGACGATCACGTCGGCCGCCCCCTCGATCAGCACGTAGACCTCCTCGTGGTCGTTGTCGGTGTGTTCGTGGGGTACTGACTTCCAGCCCGGCGGACATCGTGCGACGGTCACGCCGACCTGTTCGGTGTCAAGCGGTTCACGAAGCAGATGCATCGCCTCCCCGACCGGGTCGACCTCCTCGTAGTTGACCTTCGTGTACATGAAAGAGTATCGGCGGGCCAGGGGTTTAACGATACCTCCGGGATCGACGGATCAACACCCCTTTTACCGGCCTCCGAAATTAGACCGACGACAACAGAATGTCGGATGAATCGTCTACCGGAACCGAGGGACTCGATCCCAGTGATGCGATCGAATACGGGATCGACGAGAAACCGCCAGCAGGCGAATCTGCCGTGCTCGGCGTGCAACACTACCTTACGATGGTCGGGGCCAACATCGCTGTGCCGCTGATTCTGGCCGATTAC harbors:
- a CDS encoding cupin domain-containing protein, with the protein product MYTKVNYEEVDPVGEAMHLLREPLDTEQVGVTVARCPPGWKSVPHEHTDNDHEEVYVLIEGAADVIVDDERVPMSEGDAIHIPPESTRQIENGDAESAFVLVSGPEGLEGEGGVEHEWIIDGFSG